One Stigmatopora argus isolate UIUO_Sarg chromosome 19, RoL_Sarg_1.0, whole genome shotgun sequence genomic window, CTCCCAATCCCATGTAAACTATGACTCTCTCCCCCTTGCGGACCCTTAGATGTGACCTCTCCCCCCGTTTTCCCCCTCTGATTTGTCAGATACTGACACAAAAAACCCATCCCCACAACCACAAAGACACAAGACACTATAATAGCCACCAGCCCTCCTTTTGTCACCGCCGACGGTCGGCGCGTGGGAATCACCTCACGTGGTGTTTCCGTGGGTGTGTTAGGACTTGTGGCAGCCTCCGTCGCCGAACCCTCcgcatcttcatcttcatcctcgTTTCTAATGCAAAACACTTCCTTGGTGAGGGTGAATCCTTTAGGACAGGAGCAAACAAAGCTCCCGTAAGTGTTTTTGCAGCCTTTATCGCAGAAAAAGTTGGCGCATTCGTCCAGATCGATGCACACGTTGTGGTCATCCCGTTCCTCCGCGACGTACCCATCTGGACAGTAGCATTGGTACTTGTCATTTGGATCGCATTCCGCGACGCATTCCTCCTTGCCACAGTGCAATTTACACTTATTGGGGTCCTGCGGGTCCATTTTATACCCCTCATAGCAGGAGCATTTGTAACTCCCGGGGATGTTATGGCACAGATGCTCACACGGAGCGGACGAGCATTCATCCACATCCACGCACGAGCCCCCCGTCATCTGGAATCCGACCTCGCATTCGCATTTAAAGCCCCCCAGTGTGTTGACGCACCGGGAATTCTCGCCTGGACATTGCCGCTCGTCCGAACAGTCGTTGAAGTCCACGCATGATCTTCCATCGGGGGCTAGTTTGAAGCCGTGGTCGCACGCGCAGGAGTGCGCACCGTCGCCCACCCTCACGCAGGCGAACTCGCAACCCATCCGCGCGCATGGGTTATCCGCGTCCTCCGTTTCGCACGTGATTCCATTAACCGGGTTGACGGAGAAGCCCGGCGGGCAGGAGCAAGAAGGCTGATGTTGGGGATCCACGACGCATTCGTGCTCGCAGCCTCCATTTTGGATCTCGCAGTTCCACGGAGCGCCCTGCCACTTTTCACCGGAGCAGATGTACTTGGAGCCATTCGGGCTCATGGTGGCGATGGTTCCCGGCGGCATGCTGGGCAGAGAATTCCCATGGAATCCGAAGGGGGTTTTGTACCCCACGGCTTTTTCCTGGCCCCCCAAACGAGCGCACCCGATTTGGAAGGCATACTCGCACAGGAAACCGCTGACCCGCGCGTCGCAGCGCTCTTGCGCCCACCGGAACCGGTCTCGCTCGGAAACGGTGACGCATTGCGGGGATGCGCAACTGCTATCAAAGGTGGGCACCCAATTCTCATAATCACTTTCTCCGTCTTTTTTTGCCCACTGGTAGCCTCTAAGCGGGGAGGTTTGGTTTGGGCAGTTGCTAAAACGTTGCAAACCGATCCAAAATGGACCCGTTATGTTCCCCGAATGGACCAATCGGATCAACAAATCCGTTGTCGACGCACGCACACTCGCTAAAGCCCCACCTCGGTGTTGACAATGAGTCTGTGCGCTTGAAAAGTCACAAGATTGACTGAACAAGGCGAAACATTGGTTCCCAAAGCAGTCACCGCCGTAGGGGTCTGTCCCACCGAGCCCCCCCACCAGCACAGCCAGCACAGCAACGAGCAACACTGTGGCATCCTTCATGTTCCAAAACCAGCTTGCGTTCGCCTTTAAGTGGTGATGCATCCCTGCGGCCATGACGCGTAGAATTTGTTAGAAAAAGTACTTGGGTTGTATTTATAATCTCCCAATTCCATATTGGCCACCGAGCAGAGGAAGGAAGTGGCTCTTAAGCAGCGTTCCACGGCGCTCACTGGTCCTCCAAGAAAAGTTTCTCCACTAGGACGCCCTCAAGGAAGGACCAGTGCCGTAAATTACGTATACACTGGGTTGAGTACGTCATCGTTCACGTTAAACCACGCCCCTTTTGCTAGTGGCCTCTCCCACTGAATGGACTCTGTCCAGTCTGACCATGTGCAAGCTATTTGAGCATTCATTCGATATCCTTGttattaactcactggctgccagtACTAGCTCTAAAGAAGGTACTGTTTTAAACTTGGACATGCACAATAACTCTCTTAACTTATTATTTACTACACTGAATCTAAGGAAACACATGAACACGCTTCCTAGATTTACAACagcgttattattattattattattattattattattattattattattattattattattatcattattattatcatcattattattattattactatgattattattgttatgattattattatgattattctaattattattatgattattattattatcattattattattataatgattATGATTGTGATTGTGATTATGACTATGATTATGATTACGATGACGATTGTTATTgttaatgttattgttattattattattattattattattattattattattattattattattattattattattattattattatcattattattattattatgattattatgattattatgattatctcatctcattttctgaactgctggAGCCAcaggcagggcacaccctgaatcagtggcaaGCCGATTGAAGGGCATAAGCAGACGGACACCCATTCACactgacacccatacctaggggaaatttaaagtgtccaatcagcctaccatgcatgtttttggaatatgggaggaaaccggagtacccggagaaacccacagagggccggggagaacatgcaaactccacacaggtggacgtgacctggatttgaacccaggatcccagagctgtgaggccgacgcgctaaccactcgctccaccgggtcacctcgattatgatgatgatgattattattattattattatttattttatgaactTATTAGCTGGCAGCCacggcctggtggagcgagtggttagcgcatcggcctcacagctctggggtcctgggttcaaatccaggttggtccacctgtgtggagtgtgcatgttcaccgcaggcctccgtgggttttctccgggtacttcggtttcctcccacattccaaagacatgcatggtaggctaattggacactctaaattgcccaaaggtatgggtgtgagtgtgcatggttgtccgtctccttgtgcactgtgattgcctggccaccgattcagggtgtcccccgcctgtggcccgaagtcagctgggataggcttcagcaccccccacgaccctagttaAGACAaaacggttcaaaaaatgaatgaatgaacacattGGCTACATTCATTTTGACTACAAgtgtaaatggattggatgtcaatggcagtgaatgagtaaaCTTAATCCATGTACTTGGATACTCGATAACATTGACTttaatttcatcacttttaaagtacaaaacgtctctgaattcttttgacaactttgttatgctgttgctaatcaatgagtatcaatgggtGTATAAatccccgcgacccttatgaggataaagcggttcagaaaatgagatgagatggtttATTTTAAGTACCTAAATTTTGtccatttattaaaattatttattaaaaaaagattgcaaTAAGTACATACCTGTAATACATTACCAAGTGGGATGTAATTAttcaaaagaagagaaaaaataaaataaaaacttgttATTTCATGTGCATGTATGGCTGCTGATGTGAATGTTCCAGCATCTATTTCTTTGGTAATTTCAATTATCACTTAAGTCTTCAAACCAAAAAAAGTAACTAAAAATACTAGGTGGTAATAAAATCAACATGGCACATTAAATTATTTACAAACAGGCTACAGTGGatataaaaaaagtatacaCACCCGTGTTCAAATAGCCAGAACTGTATAGAAATGGGAAGTAATtcaaatttaaattcaaataaataccCATGTAAAGTCATTTTTGGGTGAATTTATGCAAGATGGCGCTGTAGATTTAATCTTTAATATTTACGACtttaacgtgtgtgtgtgtgtgtgtgtgtgtgtgtgtgtgtgtgtgtgtgtgtgtgtgtgtatgcaagtATGTCAAATTTAAAGCTTTACCTTAAAAGTTTAGTCAACTTTGACAGCTGTAGTTAAATAAATAGGGAAATACTTTAGTACTTATATTGTTAACAAGAAAAAATGTATCAATTTAAAACATACTTTAAGTTTGAGTTGTGCAATCAACAAGACAGTTGTTGGTCAGGTCACTTATAGTACTGTAGTATTTTGATTAATAGAGCTTAtgtattaatttttaaagtaaaaatctTATAGAACAAAGTTTAACTAAAAGAACTAAAAGTTTAGTCAACTTTGAcagctgatatatatatatatat contains:
- the thbd gene encoding thrombomodulin produces the protein MAAGMHHHLKANASWFWNMKDATVLLVAVLAVLVGGLGGTDPYGGDCFGNQCFALFSQSCDFSSAQTHCQHRGGALASVRASTTDLLIRLVHSGNITGPFWIGLQRFSNCPNQTSPLRGYQWAKKDGESDYENWVPTFDSSCASPQCVTVSERDRFRWAQERCDARVSGFLCEYAFQIGCARLGGQEKAVGYKTPFGFHGNSLPSMPPGTIATMSPNGSKYICSGEKWQGAPWNCEIQNGGCEHECVVDPQHQPSCSCPPGFSVNPVNGITCETEDADNPCARMGCEFACVRVGDGAHSCACDHGFKLAPDGRSCVDFNDCSDERQCPGENSRCVNTLGGFKCECEVGFQMTGGSCVDVDECSSAPCEHLCHNIPGSYKCSCYEGYKMDPQDPNKCKLHCGKEECVAECDPNDKYQCYCPDGYVAEERDDHNVCIDLDECANFFCDKGCKNTYGSFVCSCPKGFTLTKEVFCIRNEDEDEDAEGSATEAATSPNTPTETPREVIPTRRPSAVTKGGLVAIIVSCVFVVVGMGFLCQYLTNQRGKTGGEVTSKGPQGGESHSLHGIGSES